From the genome of bacterium:
CCGTCTCCTCGCCGCATCAATCCATGATGATGGCCGCCCGGCCGGTAATGCTCCCGGACTGGAGGCGCGCGTGCACCTTTTCGGCCTCCTCGAGCCGGTAGGTTTCCGTCACGTAGGGCCACAGATCGCCCTTGGCGACAAGGGCGAGCGAGTCGACAAGTTCTTGCTTCGTGAAAGCCCGGCTTCCGAGCAGTTCGAGTTCGTTCGCGAGCATCAGGCTCGGAGAGACGCGGAAGGGCTCCGGGGTGTAGCCGCCGAGGGTGACGAGTCTTCCCCCTCTGCCGAGGGCCTCGACCGCCGCTTCGAGCGTGGCGGGGATGGAGACGAAGTCCACCGCAACGTCGATCCCTTTTCCTTTCGTGAAATCCCGCAGCGCCTCGCCCAGGTTGCCGCTGCGCGGGTCCAAGGCCAGGTCGGCCCCGAATTCGCGGCATTTTTCCAGCTTTTCCGGGACGTTGTCGATCGCCACGACGCGGGCGTGGGCCCATTTCGCCAGCATGACCATGTGGAGGCCGACGCCGCCGCCTGCGCCGAAGATGGCCACGGTTTCGAGCGGGGCGATTCGCGCCCGGCGGGTCACCTTGTAGGGGGTGACGATGGCGTCGCTGATCACGGCGGCCTCCGCCGGATGGGCCTTGTAGTCAATTCCCTCGGGGATGGGGATGAAGTACTGGGCGGGCAGTTTCAGGTACTCGGCGTAGCCGCCGTCGATGTGCCTGCCGACGAAGCCGGCAAGGTTTTCGCAGAGCGATTCCCGATCGATGC
Proteins encoded in this window:
- a CDS encoding zinc-binding dehydrogenase, with product MKAMVLEKGGAPFVMEERPDPVPGPGEAVARVLSCGSGLTIHHTRMGLANAAFPRIIGHEVLGEIVAVGPGVAQFSEGDAVTVYTYLSCGHCRWCRIDRESLCENLAGFVGRHIDGGYAEYLKLPAQYFIPIPEGIDYKAHPAEAAVISDAIVTPYKVTRRARIAPLETVAIFGAGGGVGLHMVMLAKWAHARVVAIDNVPEKLEKCREFGADLALDPRSGNLGEALRDFTKGKGIDVAVDFVSIPATLEAAVEALGRGGRLVTLGGYTPEPFRVSPSLMLANELELLGSRAFTKQELVDSLALVAKGDLWPYVTETYRLEEAEKVHARLQSGSITGRAAIIMD